Proteins co-encoded in one Kribbella solani genomic window:
- a CDS encoding carbohydrate ABC transporter permease codes for MSAATETALGLTESKGVGARVAKFVIYAGLFVVFAGPLLALLVGSFSHVSDPTQLSVVPNRPTLGNFRIAFDHGVLRYLLNSFFVVGFGLLLQVAVSVLAGYALARKVFPLMTLVLVAILATMMLPEEILALPLTLVLADLPVLHLNLMGTLAGMIVPLGAWAFSILVMTEFMKDVPRELEEAARIDGAGELRIFAQIILPLCKPALGVIGVFGFTMIWDQYLLPLLVAQNSSSYTLPLALRTLRIDQAVTPGVVLAASLLALLPSVLVFLFFQRSFARGLTSGALKG; via the coding sequence ATGAGTGCCGCCACCGAGACCGCGCTCGGCCTGACCGAGAGCAAGGGCGTCGGCGCCAGGGTGGCGAAGTTCGTCATCTACGCGGGGCTGTTCGTCGTCTTCGCCGGCCCGCTGCTGGCACTGCTGGTCGGTTCGTTCAGCCACGTGTCGGACCCGACCCAGCTGAGCGTGGTGCCGAACCGGCCGACGCTCGGCAACTTCAGGATCGCCTTCGACCACGGCGTCCTCCGGTACCTGCTGAACTCGTTCTTCGTGGTCGGCTTCGGCCTGCTGCTGCAGGTGGCGGTGTCGGTACTGGCCGGGTACGCGCTGGCCCGCAAGGTGTTCCCGCTGATGACGCTGGTGCTGGTCGCGATCCTGGCCACGATGATGCTGCCGGAGGAGATCCTCGCGCTGCCGCTGACGCTCGTACTGGCCGATCTGCCGGTGCTGCACCTGAATCTGATGGGCACGCTGGCCGGGATGATCGTGCCGCTCGGCGCCTGGGCGTTCTCGATCCTGGTGATGACCGAGTTCATGAAGGACGTACCGCGTGAGCTCGAGGAAGCGGCCCGGATCGACGGCGCCGGCGAGCTGCGGATCTTCGCCCAGATCATCCTGCCGCTGTGCAAGCCGGCGCTCGGCGTGATCGGGGTGTTCGGCTTCACCATGATCTGGGACCAGTACCTGCTGCCGTTGCTGGTGGCGCAGAACTCGTCCTCGTACACGCTGCCGCTGGCGCTGCGGACGCTCCGGATCGACCAGGCGGTCACCCCGGGCGTCGTCCTCGCCGCGTCACTGCTCGCATTGCTTCCGTCGGTACTCGTGTTCCTGTTCTTCCAGCGTTCGTTCGCCCGGGGCCTGACCTCCGGCGCACTCAAGGGGTGA
- a CDS encoding TetR/AcrR family transcriptional regulator, whose protein sequence is MPTGVALRDAREQLFDAAERVLLREGPDGLTSRAVTTEAGCAKGVLHKYFTDFDGFLAELVLDRIRRLDGQAEVLLKSAGQGSVAGNLTAMLTELFGSVAVAIVSLTISRDSLRARLRAAVPTGVPILTEAGQVLLDYLAAEQKHGRIPPEADLNTLGLTLIGSTHLLFADRTGTRPTVAEVRAFVESVLPR, encoded by the coding sequence ATGCCGACCGGTGTCGCGTTGCGGGATGCTCGGGAGCAATTGTTCGACGCGGCCGAGCGGGTGCTCCTGCGGGAGGGGCCGGACGGGCTGACCAGCCGGGCGGTGACCACCGAGGCAGGGTGCGCGAAAGGTGTGCTGCACAAGTACTTCACCGACTTCGACGGCTTTCTCGCCGAGCTCGTACTGGATCGCATCCGCCGGCTCGACGGTCAGGCCGAAGTGCTGCTCAAGTCCGCCGGGCAGGGGAGCGTGGCCGGGAATCTGACCGCGATGCTCACCGAGCTGTTCGGGTCGGTCGCGGTGGCGATCGTCAGTTTGACCATCTCGCGCGACAGTCTCCGGGCCCGGTTGCGGGCGGCCGTGCCGACCGGGGTGCCGATTCTCACCGAGGCCGGACAGGTGCTGCTCGACTATCTGGCGGCCGAGCAGAAGCACGGCCGTATCCCGCCCGAAGCCGACCTGAACACGCTCGGCCTGACGTTGATCGGGTCGACTCATCTGCTCTTCGCCGACCGGACCGGCACCCGCCCGACGGTCGCCGAGGTCCGCGCCTTCGTCGAGTCCGTCCTGCCCCGCTGA
- a CDS encoding ABC transporter permease gives MSPRDLMGAALRGLTANKLRSLLTVLGVSIGVGAVIVLVAVGNGSGKAVQSRLEAMGTNLLTVSTTGGGGGFLRGQAGPANQQYSLTLDDAAALADKRLAPDVASVAPVMTSSGTATNGDTSYTVNQVIGTTPDYLPATNTPVQLGQSFTQADVDASRRVILLGQTAATELFTRPAAAVGQTIKLGAVDFTVLGVLASKDSTGFNDPNATAIVPITTLRATQAGYGALSQIVVQAAATDRVDTAQAEVTQLLTARHQVPATETSPFRITNSAQILQTSQDTAATFTALLATVAAISLVVGGIGVTNIMLVTVTERTREIGIRKALGARRRTILGQFLIEATLLSLIGGGVGVGVALIVTRFQLAGVQPVLVPSSIGLALGVSAAVGLFFGSMPAHRAAGLRPIDALRHE, from the coding sequence ATGTCGCCACGCGACCTGATGGGCGCGGCATTGCGCGGTCTGACCGCGAACAAGCTGCGTTCGTTGCTGACCGTCCTCGGGGTGTCGATCGGCGTCGGCGCGGTCATCGTGCTGGTTGCGGTCGGCAACGGTTCGGGCAAGGCGGTGCAGTCCCGGCTGGAGGCGATGGGTACGAACCTGCTGACCGTTTCCACGACCGGCGGCGGTGGTGGCTTCCTGCGCGGACAGGCCGGGCCGGCCAACCAGCAGTACAGCCTGACGCTCGACGACGCGGCCGCGCTCGCGGACAAACGGCTCGCGCCGGACGTGGCCTCGGTCGCGCCGGTGATGACCAGCTCCGGTACGGCGACCAACGGCGACACCAGCTACACCGTGAACCAGGTGATCGGTACGACTCCGGATTACCTGCCCGCGACGAACACGCCCGTACAGCTCGGGCAATCGTTCACGCAGGCGGACGTGGACGCGTCACGGCGGGTCATCCTGCTGGGCCAGACCGCGGCGACCGAACTGTTCACCCGGCCGGCGGCCGCGGTCGGCCAGACGATCAAGCTCGGCGCCGTCGACTTCACCGTCCTCGGTGTCCTCGCGAGCAAGGACAGCACCGGCTTCAACGACCCGAACGCGACCGCGATCGTCCCGATCACCACGCTCCGCGCGACCCAGGCCGGGTACGGGGCGCTGAGCCAGATCGTCGTCCAGGCAGCGGCCACGGACCGCGTCGACACCGCCCAGGCCGAGGTCACTCAGCTGCTGACCGCGCGGCATCAGGTACCGGCGACGGAGACCTCGCCGTTCCGGATCACGAACTCGGCGCAGATCCTGCAAACCAGCCAGGACACCGCCGCGACCTTCACCGCGCTGCTGGCCACCGTCGCCGCGATCAGCCTGGTCGTCGGCGGGATCGGCGTCACCAACATCATGCTGGTCACGGTCACCGAACGAACCCGCGAGATCGGCATCCGGAAGGCGCTCGGCGCGCGGCGGCGGACGATCCTCGGCCAGTTCCTGATCGAGGCGACGCTGCTCAGCCTGATCGGTGGTGGCGTCGGGGTCGGGGTGGCGCTGATCGTCACCCGCTTCCAGCTCGCCGGCGTCCAGCCGGTACTGGTGCCGTCGTCGATCGGACTCGCGCTCGGCGTGTCCGCGGCCGTCGGCCTGTTCTTCGGCAGCATGCCGGCCCACCGAGCCGCCGGCCTCCGTCCCATCGACGCACTACGACACGAGTGA
- a CDS encoding efflux RND transporter periplasmic adaptor subunit, giving the protein MVLPRHKLRGLSFVNVALVAIVAVIALTAYFLFFKKDPPAAGVTRPTVAVQRGDVTASVSSSGTLQSSQTASPQFETSGTVTQVLVKVGQVVAKGAAIAKVDPSAAERQLRIAQQNQIASVNSVTAAEETLRDAQDALDAAEEASASPSPTPTSGGSQQTQSQGQGQSQSPQVAVSNAEASLAKAKADKEQADQNVDAAQAAVDATTLKAPIAGTITAINGSVGSVSGGSSSGSGSSSGSSSGTGSSGSGSSAQGSTSSQGSGSTSTGFVDIADLKTLQVVAAFAEADAIKIKAGQSATVTLNAEPGTTFTASLASVSPTPTTTNGVVSYSATFSLAKLPANARMGQTANVTVQTAKAANALYVPSTAISTSGTTYTVTMANGGGTREIKVGVRGDSFTQVTSGLNEGDEIELLQGAIGGTQTGQGRTGQQGQPGGGQFPAGGLGGAGTGAGNGGAGGFRGR; this is encoded by the coding sequence ATGGTGCTACCCCGCCACAAGCTCCGTGGCCTCAGCTTCGTGAACGTGGCCCTGGTGGCCATCGTCGCGGTGATCGCTCTCACCGCGTACTTCCTGTTCTTCAAGAAGGATCCGCCGGCCGCCGGCGTGACCCGCCCGACGGTCGCCGTGCAGCGCGGCGACGTCACCGCGAGCGTCAGCTCCAGCGGCACCCTGCAGAGCTCGCAGACCGCCTCGCCGCAGTTCGAGACGTCGGGCACGGTCACGCAGGTGCTGGTCAAGGTCGGTCAGGTGGTGGCCAAGGGCGCGGCGATCGCGAAGGTCGACCCGTCGGCGGCCGAGCGGCAGCTCCGGATCGCGCAGCAGAACCAGATCGCGTCGGTGAACTCGGTCACAGCGGCCGAGGAGACCCTGCGCGACGCTCAGGACGCGCTCGACGCGGCCGAGGAAGCCTCCGCCTCACCTTCACCCACACCTACCTCCGGGGGCAGTCAGCAGACCCAGTCTCAGGGTCAAGGGCAGAGTCAGAGCCCGCAGGTTGCCGTCAGCAACGCCGAGGCGAGCCTGGCCAAGGCGAAGGCGGACAAGGAGCAGGCCGACCAGAACGTCGATGCCGCCCAGGCCGCCGTCGACGCGACCACGCTGAAGGCGCCGATCGCCGGGACGATCACCGCGATCAACGGCTCGGTCGGCTCGGTTTCCGGTGGGTCGAGCTCAGGCAGTGGGTCCAGCTCGGGGTCCAGTTCAGGGACGGGCAGTTCGGGTTCGGGGAGCAGCGCGCAGGGCTCTACCTCAAGTCAAGGTTCAGGCTCCACGAGTACGGGCTTCGTCGATATCGCCGACCTGAAGACGCTGCAGGTGGTCGCCGCGTTCGCGGAGGCGGACGCGATCAAGATCAAGGCCGGTCAGTCCGCGACCGTGACGCTGAACGCCGAGCCGGGTACGACCTTCACCGCCTCGCTCGCCTCGGTTTCGCCGACGCCGACCACGACGAACGGCGTCGTCTCGTACTCGGCCACGTTCAGCCTGGCGAAGCTGCCGGCGAACGCGCGGATGGGTCAGACGGCCAATGTCACGGTCCAGACCGCGAAGGCGGCGAACGCGTTGTACGTGCCGAGTACGGCGATCAGCACCAGCGGGACGACGTACACGGTGACGATGGCGAACGGCGGCGGCACCCGGGAGATCAAGGTCGGCGTCCGCGGCGACAGCTTCACCCAGGTCACGTCCGGTCTGAACGAGGGCGACGAGATCGAGCTGCTGCAGGGCGCGATCGGCGGCACCCAGACCGGCCAGGGCCGGACAGGTCAGCAGGGGCAGCCGGGTGGCGGTCAGTTCCCGGCCGGCGGGCTGGGCGGCGCGGGTACGGGCGCGGGGAACGGCGGCGCGGGTGGTTTCCGTGGTCGCTGA
- a CDS encoding class I SAM-dependent methyltransferase encodes MAESFGADAALYDRARPRYPDALIGAVASSAPGPEVLDVGCGTGIAARQLQAAGCRVLGVEIDERMAAYARTTGVEVEVSPFETWNPAGRTFDALIAGMTWHWIDPATGPAKAAAVLRPGGRFAVFWYVLQPPADLGRAFADIYREVLPDSPISSPVAASPLGAYETFLDRAAEGLTATGAFTDLDRPTFPWSRDYTRDEWLDQLRTSGLAKPLADAGKLDTILARTAAAIDAVGGEFTLDSTAVALVATRR; translated from the coding sequence ATGGCTGAGTCGTTCGGGGCGGACGCGGCGCTGTACGACCGGGCGCGGCCGCGGTACCCGGATGCGTTGATCGGTGCGGTCGCCTCCTCGGCGCCCGGGCCGGAGGTGCTTGATGTCGGGTGTGGGACCGGGATCGCGGCGCGGCAGTTGCAGGCGGCCGGGTGCCGGGTGCTCGGGGTGGAGATCGACGAGCGGATGGCGGCGTACGCGCGAACCACCGGCGTCGAAGTGGAGGTCTCGCCGTTCGAAACCTGGAATCCAGCCGGCCGTACGTTCGACGCGCTCATCGCCGGGATGACCTGGCACTGGATCGACCCCGCGACCGGGCCCGCGAAGGCAGCCGCGGTCCTCCGCCCGGGCGGCCGCTTCGCGGTCTTCTGGTACGTCCTGCAGCCGCCCGCCGACCTGGGCCGAGCCTTCGCCGACATCTACCGCGAGGTACTCCCCGACTCCCCCATCAGCTCGCCGGTTGCCGCCTCACCCCTCGGCGCCTACGAGACGTTCCTGGACCGAGCTGCCGAAGGCCTGACCGCCACCGGCGCATTCACCGACCTCGACCGACCGACATTTCCGTGGTCCCGCGACTACACCCGCGACGAATGGCTCGACCAGCTACGCACGTCCGGCCTCGCCAAACCCCTGGCCGACGCCGGCAAACTGGACACCATCCTGGCCCGCACCGCCGCCGCGATCGACGCCGTCGGCGGCGAGTTCACCCTCGACTCGACAGCAGTCGCCCTCGTCGCCACCCGCCGCTGA
- a CDS encoding ABC transporter permease subunit, protein MSVREAAPLTARAPVTRTSARDRRRRGGQWWVPWLFLAPALVLFLYFKFIPMARAVSMSVQEVRPYLGNTWVGGANYAEILSSDGFRSAAWNTVVLAVGQTFGSMVLGFGLALLVEGQTRKLTFIRSAAFLPVVVPLAVTAELWRIMYHPTGDGLMNQVIGLIGLGPSGFINDPHTSLASIAVTGIWRGAPYDMMIFLAGLAGIDRGLYEAATVDGASTWRRIVHVTLPGLRPVFAILFVLAAVRGFRTFTEVFLLTNGGPNGSTEVVMTLIYKLGLEQSRLGVGSAGAVLLFAATLVLTVCVQLLRRRRSA, encoded by the coding sequence GTGAGCGTTCGCGAAGCGGCTCCGCTGACGGCCCGGGCGCCGGTCACGCGGACCTCCGCCCGGGACCGGCGGCGCCGGGGCGGCCAGTGGTGGGTGCCGTGGCTGTTCCTGGCGCCGGCCCTGGTGCTGTTCCTCTACTTCAAGTTCATCCCGATGGCGCGAGCCGTGTCGATGTCGGTGCAGGAGGTCCGGCCGTACCTGGGCAACACCTGGGTCGGCGGCGCCAACTACGCCGAGATCCTGTCCTCGGACGGGTTCCGCTCGGCCGCCTGGAACACGGTCGTGCTCGCCGTCGGGCAGACCTTCGGCTCGATGGTGCTCGGGTTCGGGCTGGCGCTGCTGGTCGAAGGGCAGACCCGCAAGCTGACCTTCATCCGGTCGGCCGCGTTCCTGCCGGTCGTCGTGCCGCTGGCGGTGACGGCGGAGCTGTGGCGGATCATGTACCACCCGACGGGCGACGGCCTGATGAACCAGGTGATCGGCCTGATCGGCCTCGGCCCGTCCGGGTTCATCAACGACCCGCATACGTCGCTGGCGTCGATCGCGGTGACCGGGATCTGGCGCGGGGCGCCGTACGACATGATGATCTTCCTCGCCGGACTGGCCGGGATCGACCGCGGGCTGTACGAGGCCGCGACCGTCGACGGCGCGTCCACCTGGCGCCGGATCGTGCATGTCACGCTGCCCGGGCTGCGGCCGGTGTTCGCGATCCTGTTCGTACTCGCGGCAGTCCGCGGATTCCGTACCTTCACCGAGGTGTTCCTGCTGACCAACGGCGGCCCGAACGGCTCGACCGAGGTCGTGATGACGCTCATCTACAAGCTCGGCCTGGAACAGAGCCGGCTCGGCGTCGGCTCGGCCGGGGCGGTGCTGCTGTTCGCGGCGACGCTCGTGCTGACGGTGTGCGTCCAGTTGCTGCGACGGAGGAGGTCCGCATGA
- a CDS encoding ABC transporter ATP-binding protein, with translation MVADALIDIRDVTKTYGSGETAVHALRGVSLRVQAGEYVAVMGSSGSGKSTLMNILGCLDVPSRGEYWLDGSNVARLSEDQQALVRGRKIGFIFQSFNLIPRTTALANVELPLTYAHLRRAERRRRAGRALELVGLADRTGHRPNELSGGQQQRVAIARALATGPRILLADEPTGNLDAHSTAEVLAMFDDLHADGRTIVVITHEHDVAARARRLVQVSDGRIVADEVTR, from the coding sequence GTGGTCGCTGACGCCCTGATCGACATCCGGGACGTCACCAAGACGTACGGCAGCGGTGAGACGGCCGTGCACGCGCTCCGGGGCGTTTCGCTGCGGGTCCAGGCCGGTGAGTACGTGGCGGTGATGGGATCGTCCGGATCCGGCAAGTCCACGTTGATGAACATCCTCGGCTGCCTCGACGTACCGTCGCGCGGGGAGTACTGGCTGGACGGCAGCAACGTCGCGCGGCTGAGCGAGGACCAGCAGGCACTCGTCCGCGGCCGGAAGATCGGCTTCATCTTCCAGTCGTTCAACCTGATCCCGCGGACGACCGCGCTCGCGAACGTCGAGCTGCCACTCACGTACGCGCACCTGCGCCGCGCCGAGCGTCGCCGGCGGGCGGGGCGGGCGTTGGAGCTGGTCGGCCTCGCGGACCGTACCGGGCACCGCCCGAACGAACTGTCCGGCGGCCAGCAGCAGCGGGTCGCGATCGCCCGCGCGCTGGCGACCGGCCCGCGGATCCTGCTGGCCGACGAACCGACCGGGAACCTGGATGCGCACTCGACCGCGGAAGTGCTCGCGATGTTCGACGACCTGCACGCGGACGGCCGGACGATCGTGGTGATCACCCACGAGCACGACGTGGCGGCGCGGGCGCGGCGGCTGGTGCAGGTGTCCGACGGCCGGATCGTCGCCGACGAGGTGACCCGCTGA
- a CDS encoding sugar ABC transporter substrate-binding protein, translating to MGLGVALTVAGCGGGGGGKAAQDPSAPLELWARTTPGGDGEKGMKKLAAAFEAATGQKVEVTAIFDDFETKLSQRAAQKDLPDIVMNDSSQLGTMVGQGIVREVDLSAIKGSDQLLAPAIEAARAADGKTYGVPYSAQASALLIRKDWRAKTGLPVPANWDQLVALAKAFTTQDPDGNGKADTYGMAVPGSTKRGYASWYFSNFLWAGGGDFIAKQPDGKYKPAMTTPESIAATTWFRDLACTSKVIQPGAATMDTPPTNETFEAGKTGMYVVGPYLMPRFDSSLGKDKYEVVPMPKGPKDSTVLAEGGSVYLMAGSKNEAAQNAFAAYAISAEGQKIGMEGEKAFIVQLPVNKSVDITSVRPDPRWKLYADAYREHGRYAPSIPNWTVVRQSTADTVNALIADCGLDTGAELKKLDQKLGEALGQQGIGAS from the coding sequence GTGGGACTGGGGGTGGCACTGACGGTCGCCGGGTGTGGCGGTGGCGGCGGCGGGAAGGCCGCGCAGGATCCGTCCGCTCCGCTGGAGTTGTGGGCGCGGACCACGCCCGGCGGCGACGGCGAGAAGGGCATGAAGAAGCTGGCCGCGGCGTTCGAGGCGGCGACCGGGCAGAAGGTCGAGGTGACGGCGATCTTCGACGACTTCGAGACCAAGCTGTCCCAGCGCGCGGCCCAGAAGGACCTGCCGGACATCGTCATGAACGACTCGTCCCAGCTGGGCACCATGGTCGGCCAGGGCATCGTCCGCGAGGTCGACCTGAGCGCGATCAAGGGCAGCGACCAGCTGCTGGCGCCGGCCATCGAGGCTGCTCGCGCCGCGGACGGCAAGACCTACGGCGTGCCGTACTCCGCCCAGGCTTCCGCGCTGCTGATCCGCAAGGACTGGCGCGCCAAGACCGGCCTGCCCGTCCCGGCGAATTGGGACCAGCTGGTCGCCCTCGCGAAGGCCTTCACCACCCAGGACCCGGACGGCAACGGCAAGGCGGACACGTACGGGATGGCGGTGCCCGGCTCGACCAAGCGCGGGTACGCGTCGTGGTATTTCTCGAACTTCCTCTGGGCCGGCGGCGGTGACTTCATCGCGAAGCAGCCGGACGGGAAGTACAAGCCCGCGATGACCACGCCGGAGTCGATCGCCGCGACCACGTGGTTCCGCGACCTCGCGTGTACGTCGAAGGTGATCCAGCCGGGCGCGGCGACGATGGACACGCCGCCCACCAACGAGACGTTCGAGGCCGGCAAAACCGGGATGTACGTGGTCGGCCCGTACCTGATGCCGCGCTTCGACAGCTCGCTCGGCAAGGACAAGTACGAGGTCGTGCCGATGCCGAAGGGTCCGAAGGACTCGACCGTGCTCGCCGAGGGCGGCAGCGTGTACCTGATGGCCGGCTCGAAGAACGAGGCGGCGCAGAACGCGTTCGCCGCGTACGCGATCTCCGCCGAAGGCCAGAAGATCGGGATGGAAGGCGAGAAGGCGTTCATCGTGCAGTTGCCGGTGAACAAGTCCGTCGACATCACCTCGGTACGCCCGGACCCGCGCTGGAAGCTGTACGCCGACGCGTACCGCGAGCACGGCCGGTACGCGCCCTCGATCCCGAACTGGACGGTCGTCCGGCAGAGCACCGCGGACACCGTGAACGCGCTGATCGCGGACTGTGGTCTGGACACCGGCGCCGAGCTGAAGAAGCTCGACCAGAAGCTCGGTGAGGCGCTCGGTCAGCAGGGCATCGGCGCGTCGTGA
- a CDS encoding helix-turn-helix domain-containing protein, giving the protein MTTQLRTEQQTAADQETIRSYLDRLRLDLVVAARITKVHREWSRPLQPDPFTRLYLILEGEGRLVVRDQELYPKPGELVYLPADVPVSYETISDNVFRKHWLHFSALIGDRDIGELLTLPYIVPSKAPEEAAALFEQVGAADRDPPGLATPLRLRSALTALFAHFLDSVPPGEVRLSPQQTSESEIVQYIQENLATLPSVEELAGRLGYDLPAFLRHFRTEFGLSPKQYIKRAKIEWAQRELAATARPMEEIAAAVGMDQSYFSKVFRQVSSVTPSAYRKLYR; this is encoded by the coding sequence ATGACCACCCAGCTGCGTACGGAGCAGCAGACCGCCGCCGATCAAGAGACGATCCGGTCGTACCTGGACCGGCTCCGGCTGGACCTGGTCGTGGCCGCGCGGATCACCAAGGTGCATCGGGAATGGTCGCGGCCGCTGCAACCGGATCCGTTCACCAGGCTGTACCTGATCCTCGAAGGCGAGGGCCGGCTCGTGGTGCGGGACCAGGAGCTCTACCCGAAGCCCGGTGAGCTCGTTTACCTGCCGGCCGACGTTCCGGTGTCGTACGAGACGATCAGCGACAACGTGTTCCGCAAGCACTGGCTGCACTTCTCCGCGCTGATCGGCGACCGGGACATCGGCGAGCTGCTGACCTTGCCGTACATCGTCCCGAGCAAGGCTCCGGAAGAGGCGGCGGCGCTGTTCGAACAGGTCGGTGCGGCCGACCGCGACCCGCCCGGGCTGGCGACGCCGCTGCGGCTGCGGTCCGCGTTGACCGCGCTGTTCGCGCACTTCCTGGACAGCGTGCCGCCGGGAGAGGTGCGGTTGTCGCCACAGCAGACCAGTGAGTCGGAGATAGTGCAGTACATCCAGGAGAACCTGGCCACGCTGCCGAGCGTCGAGGAGCTGGCCGGCCGGTTGGGCTACGACCTGCCGGCCTTCCTGCGGCACTTCCGGACCGAGTTCGGCCTGTCGCCGAAGCAGTACATCAAGCGGGCCAAGATCGAGTGGGCGCAGCGTGAGCTGGCGGCGACCGCGCGGCCGATGGAGGAGATCGCGGCCGCCGTCGGCATGGACCAGTCGTACTTCTCGAAGGTGTTCCGGCAGGTCAGCTCGGTGACGCCCAGCGCGTACCGAAAGCTCTACCGCTAG
- a CDS encoding polysaccharide lyase 6 family protein gives MDRRTFLATAGLAGVTAAAGLTATQTAMAGTGNGTRAEVVRTLTELRVAISRAVPGSVITVANGTYAVPAGAPLAITGKRGQPDRPIVIRAESVGGVVLTGEQSFVLTGSSDVTLSGFAFRQSTTLDIPPDCRRIRLTRNDFQLADLDGLHWVMMRADDSTIDHNEFHDKSKLGIYLGIEGAGSDQMARGVHITRNYFRDHTFPGDNGGEPIRLGVSPRALSTAGAVVELNLFERCNGDPEAISVKSSGNTLRHNTVRDSLGGIVLRHGNGTRVDGNFLLSGQNGIRIYGNDHLIVNNYLDRISGAGVVLGSGNVRDHYPGEPSKSRTGNDAPDRVRIALNTVLDCESGIIGESHRTLPPLECAVTDNLLMADSGQLVNMPFQDGISWSGNIHWGQGADGNAPAAAFTRVDPRLAAGPDGVRRLGPGSPAIDAASRTYAEVDVDLDGQHRTRRADVGADEYSRSAVKFRPLTAADVGPHAR, from the coding sequence ATGGATCGTCGTACGTTCCTCGCAACCGCCGGCCTGGCCGGCGTCACCGCGGCCGCCGGCCTGACCGCAACGCAGACCGCGATGGCCGGGACCGGAAACGGAACCAGGGCCGAGGTGGTCCGGACGCTGACTGAGCTCCGGGTCGCGATCAGCCGCGCCGTACCGGGCAGCGTGATCACCGTTGCCAATGGCACCTATGCCGTACCGGCCGGGGCACCGCTCGCGATCACCGGCAAGCGCGGGCAGCCGGACCGCCCGATCGTGATCCGGGCCGAGTCGGTCGGCGGCGTGGTACTGACCGGCGAGCAGAGTTTCGTCCTCACCGGATCGTCGGACGTCACGCTCAGCGGCTTCGCGTTCCGGCAGAGCACGACGCTGGACATCCCGCCGGACTGCCGGCGCATCCGGCTCACCCGCAACGACTTCCAACTGGCCGATCTCGACGGCCTGCACTGGGTGATGATGCGCGCGGACGACTCGACCATCGACCACAACGAGTTCCACGACAAGTCCAAGCTCGGGATCTACCTCGGCATCGAAGGCGCGGGCAGCGACCAGATGGCGCGCGGCGTACACATCACCCGCAACTACTTCCGTGACCACACCTTCCCGGGCGACAACGGCGGCGAGCCGATCCGGCTCGGGGTCAGCCCGCGGGCGCTGTCGACGGCCGGGGCAGTAGTCGAGCTGAACCTGTTCGAGCGCTGCAACGGTGACCCAGAGGCGATCTCGGTGAAGTCGTCCGGCAACACGCTCCGGCACAACACGGTCCGCGACAGCCTGGGCGGCATAGTGCTCCGGCACGGCAACGGCACCCGGGTCGACGGCAACTTCCTGCTGTCCGGCCAGAACGGGATCCGGATCTACGGCAACGACCACCTGATCGTGAACAACTACCTTGACCGGATCAGCGGCGCCGGGGTCGTGCTCGGCAGCGGCAACGTACGGGACCACTATCCGGGCGAGCCGTCCAAGTCGCGGACCGGCAACGACGCGCCGGACCGGGTACGGATCGCGCTGAACACCGTGCTGGACTGCGAGTCCGGGATCATCGGCGAAAGTCACCGTACGCTGCCGCCGCTGGAGTGTGCCGTGACGGACAATCTGTTGATGGCGGACAGCGGGCAACTGGTGAACATGCCGTTCCAGGACGGCATCTCCTGGTCGGGCAACATCCACTGGGGACAGGGCGCGGACGGCAACGCGCCGGCGGCCGCGTTCACTCGCGTCGATCCGCGGCTCGCGGCCGGTCCGGACGGCGTACGGCGCCTCGGGCCGGGCAGTCCCGCGATCGACGCGGCGTCCCGGACGTACGCCGAGGTCGACGTCGACTTGGACGGGCAGCACCGGACCCGGCGCGCGGACGTCGGCGCGGACGAGTACTCGCGGAGTGCCGTCAAGTTCCGCCCGCTGACCGCCGCGGACGTCGGGCCGCACGCGCGATGA